The nucleotide window TAAGCATTAGCTTTTCTGTTTTCCGCTCTAAAATCGATAGCTAGAGCTAATCACGACTCTTTTGAAATCCTTTTATTATTCACTTCTATCTTGTTGGCTGTTAGCTTGAAACCTTGTCGGTTATTCATTCCAATCCGAAAAGTAAGCGACTAAGAAGTCGATCGCCAATCTTGCTCTCTGAGGTAAAAAACGACGGTTTTGATATACGACCCAACTGCTGGTTCCTGCTCCCCAATACTCTTCTAGCACCGGGACAAGCTTTCCATTACTAAGGCCACCATTGAAACTGCTCTTAGGTAGGTAGACAACACCAAGCCCCTCTTCACAGGCTTTCAGTACTGCACTCGAATTATTACTGCGCCAGCGCCCATGTACTCGAACTGCATTTAACGGCTTGCCCTCTTTCTCAAATAGCCACTGATCACTGTTGGCGATAATACAGCTGTGCATTTTTAACTGCTCTGGATGAGTCGGCGTACCAAATTGCTCTATATAGTCTTTACTGGCTGCTGCCGCCATTGGACGATCGACGAGCTTTCTTGCCACCAATCCTGAATCGTCCAATCGGCCATAACGAATCGCGAAATCGATGCCATCTTCGATGAAGTTAACCATCTTGGTATTGAAATTCATTTCTATGGTGAGCTCAGGATGCTCTTTAGCAAACTCCATCAGCGCCGCCGCGACATGATTTTCTGCAAACGCGCCTGCCGCACTCACACGCAAAGTACCGCTAAGCTGAGTCTGCTGAGAAGTCACTTGCTCGTTCGCTTGCTGAAGCCCAATGACCAAATCTCTACACTGCTGATAATAGGTGTGACCCGATTCGGTCAGGCTCACCATTCGTGTAGAGCGTGCAAGCAGTGCCACACCCACTCTCTCTTCTAACCTTGAAACTTGGCGGCTTACATGACTGGTACTGCAACCCAGTTGTTTTGCTGCTGCAGAAAATCCGTGACATTCGGCTACCGCAACAAACTCATTAATCCCTTCAAAGCTATCCATACTTCACCTGTTTACGTCTAACGAATTCACATTCGACTAATTCACATCTTACTATTGCTATATAGCAATAATGTTTTGCCTATTCGGTATATTATCACTCAAATGGTTTACTACTAGTATTACAGGTAACGAAACAGCGGTATCTCTATTAAAAACACTGATGTCTGTCTTAAAAACGCGGATGACTAAACAACGACGCTGAAACCAAACAAACGTGCTCAAAGGGACGAATCATGAAAAAAATACTAATACCTGTAACTAACCACGCAACACTAGGCGACACAGATCAAGCGAACGGTACTTACGCGCCTGAACTGACTCATGCTCTGAAAGAGATCATTGCTGCGGGTTTTGAGTACGACATCGCTTCTATCAAGGGTGGTAAAGGCCCGTTGTATGGAACCGATATTGAAGGTGATTCAGTAAACGCAGAGATCTTGGCTGACGATGACTTCCAGAACCGCATTAACAACACGATTCCTGTAAGCCAAATTAACGTAGAAAGCTACGATGCTATCTTCTACCCAGGTGGATTCGGCCTACTTTCTGACTTAGCAACCGACGAGCAATTCGCAACGATTGCCGCTAAGCATTATGAAGATGGCGGTGTGATCGCATCAGTATGTCACGGCCCAGCTGCACTGCTTCCGATTGTTTTAAGCAACGGCGAGAAGCTATTGAGCTCTAAATCGGTGACTGGTTTTACACGTGAAGAAGAAATCGACTTTGGCACCATCAACGACACCCCATTCTTATTGGAAGAGTCTCTTGCTCGCAGCGCAGCGCGTTTCAACAAGGTTCAACCTTGGCAAGAGCTTGTGATTGTTGATGAGCGAGTGATTACTGGCCAGAACCCAACCAGTGCGCACGCAGTTGGTGCAGCTCTGGTTAAGCAGCTGTCTTAGTAGACTTCGTTAAACAGATATAAGTCCATGGAACAAAAAGAGCATGCTTCTCTCAATAATATTGAGTAGGAAGTATGCTCTTTTCTAATTTTGTAACCATCCAGGTGTTAGTTACTTCTTGCTAGTTACTTCTTGCTAGTTACTTCGCAAGATCCCTTCAAGTACATTGAACAGCAAGTCGATCTCTTCAATCGAGTTGTAATGCATACAACCAATACGCACCACGCCCTGCTCTTCAATACCCAACTGTTTCACCAAACCTAATGCGTAGAAATGTCCGTTCCACACACAGATATTATGTTCCCCCAACTTCTTGGCGATGAACTCTGGAGAGTGATTATCAAAGGTAATCGCAAACGTTGGGGTTCTTAGGTTCGAATCAAATTCGGTTTTCCCGTAAAGCTTTGCCCCTTCAAGATCGGACAAGCGTTTAAGGAAGTACTCACTGAGTTGGCTTTCATGCTTATTATAAAGCGCATAGCTTTGCTCTAAACGAGAACGCAATGAATCGGCGGGATCGCCTAACTGCGCCAAGTAATCTACCGCCGCAATCACACCAGCAAGGCCTTCAAAGCTTTGCGTGCCTGTCTCAAATCGACCTGGGCCAATGTTTGTCGCTGGCTCAACCTTGTAAGGCTTTAACGTGTGCAGCCATTGCGGCGCAACATAAGCAATACCCACATGTGGGCCGAAGAACTTATAAGCTGAACACGCTAAGAAGTCACAATTCAACTGCTGAACATCAATCAAGTGATGAGGTGCGTAATGCACTGCATCGACATAAACCTGCGCACCATGCTGATGTGCAAGTTCGATCACTTTC belongs to Vibrio splendidus and includes:
- a CDS encoding LysR family transcriptional regulator; its protein translation is MDSFEGINEFVAVAECHGFSAAAKQLGCSTSHVSRQVSRLEERVGVALLARSTRMVSLTESGHTYYQQCRDLVIGLQQANEQVTSQQTQLSGTLRVSAAGAFAENHVAAALMEFAKEHPELTIEMNFNTKMVNFIEDGIDFAIRYGRLDDSGLVARKLVDRPMAAAASKDYIEQFGTPTHPEQLKMHSCIIANSDQWLFEKEGKPLNAVRVHGRWRSNNSSAVLKACEEGLGVVYLPKSSFNGGLSNGKLVPVLEEYWGAGTSSWVVYQNRRFLPQRARLAIDFLVAYFSDWNE
- a CDS encoding type 1 glutamine amidotransferase domain-containing protein, coding for MKKILIPVTNHATLGDTDQANGTYAPELTHALKEIIAAGFEYDIASIKGGKGPLYGTDIEGDSVNAEILADDDFQNRINNTIPVSQINVESYDAIFYPGGFGLLSDLATDEQFATIAAKHYEDGGVIASVCHGPAALLPIVLSNGEKLLSSKSVTGFTREEEIDFGTINDTPFLLEESLARSAARFNKVQPWQELVIVDERVITGQNPTSAHAVGAALVKQLS
- a CDS encoding cysteine desulfurase-like protein, translating into MSFTLNDVRQQFSALGQYHNGKPVTFFDGPGGSQVPENVLASMTEYLGHFNSNLGGHYFSSQKTTSLMQQAREAAQALLNAESSGNVVFGANMTSLTFQLSRAISRDWKEGDEVIVTALDHYSNVSSWQQAADDKGAIVRQVRVDESDCSLDMAHFESLLNEKTKLVAVTFASNTTGSIVDMTKVIELAHQHGAQVYVDAVHYAPHHLIDVQQLNCDFLACSAYKFFGPHVGIAYVAPQWLHTLKPYKVEPATNIGPGRFETGTQSFEGLAGVIAAVDYLAQLGDPADSLRSRLEQSYALYNKHESQLSEYFLKRLSDLEGAKLYGKTEFDSNLRTPTFAITFDNHSPEFIAKKLGEHNICVWNGHFYALGLVKQLGIEEQGVVRIGCMHYNSIEEIDLLFNVLEGILRSN